The following proteins are encoded in a genomic region of Phragmites australis chromosome 9, lpPhrAust1.1, whole genome shotgun sequence:
- the LOC133928091 gene encoding LOW QUALITY PROTEIN: F-box/FBD/LRR-repeat protein At1g13570-like (The sequence of the model RefSeq protein was modified relative to this genomic sequence to represent the inferred CDS: substituted 1 base at 1 genomic stop codon), whose protein sequence is MGHGGSQKRRHKSIANVDIISNLPDVIKDKILCGLPIKEAVGTCLLSRKWRSTWASMTELMFREDDFALGNGMKMFGFINMFLSLHNGPILKFELNARRVHVLSPGGHIQRRMLMLLRNAVKEVQGKTRTWKIPSSFFCDELEYAYLQGCVFQLPPRFKGFKRLHTLHLDELCASGSSIGTLIASCPNLENLTLSRLFSFAGISIHSTKLKTLTVDGMFNHLNLHAPHVASALIKLRVDTGYVPRAGCNINLSQFICCLLDIENISLLRHVFECATHEILPSKLPKQFNRLTEITLEIDLDNLKEAQAAHCLFQKSPNLRRIELQLIFRGYTGPTSHFXDSIDRQVCLFKNLDVISTINFVGSSAKLGFLKLLLEDAPILRESNIKGNGKLDEESLKHLLKTRRASRMQK, encoded by the exons ATGGGTCATGGAGGTTCCCAAAAGAGAAGGCATAAATCTATTGCAAATGTAGATATCATCAGCAATCTACCAGATGTTATCAAAGACAAAATTCTTTGCGGTTTGCCAATAAAAGAAGCTGTGGGAACATGCCTCTTGTCAAGGAAGTGGAGGTCCACATGGGCTTCTATGACTGAATTGATGTTCAGAGAAGATGATTTTGCTTTAGGTAATGGAATGAAGATGTTCGGTTTCATCAATATGTTTCTCTCCCTCCACAATGGCCCGATTCTGAAGTTCGAACTGAATGCACGACGGGTTCATGTGCTATCCCCTGGAGGACACATCCAACGGCGGATGCTTATGCTGTTAAGAAATGCAGTTAAGGAAGTTCAAGGTAAGACAAGGACATGGAAAATCCCTTCTAGTTTTTTCTGTGATGAATTGGAATATGCTTACCTGCAAGGTTGTGTTTTTCAATTGCCACCACGTTTTAAAGGCTTTAAGCGATTGCATACCCTTCATTTAGATGAATTATGTGCATCAGGAAGCAGTATAGGGACATTAATAGCAAGTTGCCCGAATTTAGAGAATCTGACTCTCTCCAGGTTGTTCAGCTTTGCCGGTATCAGTATCCACTCAACAAAGCTCAAGACACTAACAGTTGATGGTATGTTTAACCACCTCAACCTGCATGCTCCGCATGTCGCTTCGGCACTCATCAAGCTGCGAGTTGACACCGGCTATGTTCCGAGGGCTGGATGCAACATTAACCTTTCTCAGTTCATTTGTTGTCTTTTAGATATTGAAAATATTTCATTGCTCAGGCATGTTTTTGAG TGTGCAACACATGAAATCTTGCCTAGCAAACTGCCAAAACAATTCAATCGGCTGACGGAGATAACCCTGGAGATTGACCTTGATAATCTCAAGGAGGCACAAGCTGCTCACTGTTTATTTCAGAAATCCCCCAACTTGCGACGCATTGAGCTACAG CTTATTTTCAGGGGTTACACTGGACCCACGTCGCATTTCTAGGACTCGATTGATCGCCAAGTCTGTCTCTTCAAGAACCTTGATGTAATTAGTACGATCAACTTTGTTGGCTCCTCCGCGAAGCTAGGATTCTTGAAACTTTTACTTGAAGATGCACCCATACTTAGAGAATCGAACATAAAAGGAAATGGCAAACTGGACGAAGAATCCCTCAAGCATCTCCTCAAGACGAGAAGAGCATCCAGGATGCAGAAATGA